GCGCACATGCTGGCGCCCATGCCGCTGTCGATCAGCCTGGGCGTCGGTGCCGATCCGAGCCCGATGATGATGCCGGCCATCGAGAACATCAACGGCAACGCCATCACCCTGCACGTGAAGCACAAGGACAAGCGCGATCCCAAGCAATGGAAGGGCATGACCTTCGCGATCCCCTTCGATTACTCCATGCACAACTTCCTGCTGCGCTACTACCTGGCCGAGAACGGCCTCGATCCCGACAAGGACGTGAAGCTGCGCGTAATGGCGCCGCCGGACATGGTGGCCAACTTGCGTGCCGAGAGCATCGACGGCTTTATCGTGGCCGAGCCGTTCAACCAGCTGGCGGTGTACCACGGCGTCGGTTTCATCCACATGCTGACGAGCGAGATCTGGAACAACCATCCCTGCTGTTCGCTCTCCGTCTCGCAGAAGTTCGTCACCGAGAACCCCAACACCTTCGCCGCCTTGTTCCGGGCCATCCTGACTTCCACCATGCACTGCTCCGACATGAAGAACCGGCCGGCCGTGGCCGAAGCGATCGGCGGGCCGAAGTACCTCAACCAGCCGAAGGTCATCCTGGATCAGGTGCTGCTCGGCAAGTATGCCGACGGTCTGGGCCACGTGAAGGACGATCCGAACCGCATCAACTTCGATCCGTTCCCCTGGGACTCCATGGCCGTGTGGATGCTGACCCAGATGAAGCGCTGGGGCTACATCAAGAAGGATATCGACTACAAGGCGGTTGCCGAGCAGGTGTTCCTCGCGACGGACGCTCGCAAGAAGATGGCCGAACTGGGCTTCACCGCGCCGGAAACCAATTACAAAAAGGACGTGATCATGGGCAAGACCTTCGATCCGTCGAAGCCGACCGAATACCTCGAGTCCTTTGCCATCCGGAGAACCTGACATGCCGCTGTCGCTCAACCTGCGCGCCGTGATCGTTTCCCTGATCTTTCTGGCCGCATTCATCGGGATCTGGCATCTGGCGACCCTGCCGGAGCAGTCGCAGACCACCTACGCCGATCCGGCCTACGCCGCGCTGATGGGCGGGGCGTCGCCGGCCAAGTCGGGCATCCCGTCGCCGGGGATGGTCTGGCATACCGCCATGACCAACCTGTCGAATCCGTTCTACGACAATGGGCCGAACGACAAGGGGGTCGGCCTGCAATTGGCTTACTCCCTGGGCCGGGTGCTGGTGGGTTTTCTGCTGGCGATCGTGATTGGGGTCCCGCTGGGGTTCGTCATCGGCATGTCGCCGCTGATGCGCAAGGCCATGCATCCGTACATCCAGATCCTGAAACCGATCTCGCCCCTGGCCTGGATGCCGCTGGCGCTGTACACCATCAAGGACGCGTCGTTCTCGTCGATCTTCGTGATCTTCATCAGCTCGATCTGGCCGATCCTGCTCAACACGGCCCACGGCGTTGCCTCGGTGCGCAAGGACTGGCTCAACGTGGCGAGAACGCTTGAGGTAAACCCCGTGCGCACCGCCTTCAAAGTGATCCTGCCCGCCGCGGCGCCGACCATCCTGACGGGCATGCGGATTTCCATGGGCATCGCCTGGCTCGTGATCGTGGCGGCGGAAATGCTCGTCGGCGGCACCGGGATCGGCTACTTCGTGTGGAACGAGTGGAACAACCTGGATCTGTCGAACGTGATCTTCGCGATCTTCGTGATCGGGGCGGTGGGCATGATCCTCGACATGATTCTCGGTGCCATCGCCAAACTTGTGACCTATCAGGAGTGATTGAATGAGCCAGCCTTTCCTCAAAGTCGAAGGACTGAAAAAGGTCTTCCCCGGGGTCGGGGGTGGCGCGGACGTCACCGTATTCGAGAACATCCATTTCGGATTCGAGAAGGGGGAGTTCGTCTGCATCATCGGCCACTCCGGCTGCGGGAAATCGACGATCCTGAACGTGCTGGCCGGGCTGGATTCCGCCACGGCCGGCAACGTCTTCATGAACGGGCGCGAGGTATCCGGGCCGAGCCTGGATCGCGGCGTGGTGTTCCAGAGCCACGCCCTGATGCCCTGGCTCACCGTGATCGAGAATGTGGCTTTCGCGGTTTCGTCGCGCTGGCCGGATTGGTCGCGCGGCAAGGTTCAGACCCAATGCGAGAAGTACCTCGATCTCGTGGGGCTGGGCCACGCCCTGCACAAGAAGCCGCATCAGCTGTCCGGCGGTATGAAGCAGCGGGTGGGGATCGCCCGAGCTTTTTCCATCGAGCCGAAAATGCTGTTGATGGACGAGCCCTTCGGGGCGCTCGACGCCCTGACCCGGGGCGTGATTCAGGACGAACTGGTGCGGATCTGTTCGGCCACCCAGCAGACGGTGTTCATGATCACCCACGACGTGGACGAGGCGATTCTGCTTGCCGACAAGATCGTGCTGATGTCGAACGGACCCGAGGCCAAGATCGCCGAAATCGTGGAGAACCCGCTGGCGCGACCGCGTCTGCGTTCGATCATCCACCACGAGCCGGATTTCTACCCGCTGCGCAATCATCTGGTGGATTTCCTCGTGACGCGTTCCAAGCGGATTGCGGAGGGGCATCTGCCCGAGGGCTACGATCCCATGCATCCGCCCCTGGTTCGTCCGACTGCGCCGGCGGAATCGCCGATGGCGGAAGTCGGCTGATCACCCGGCAGTTATCTAATCCCCCGGTTCCAGCTCCGTGGGGAAACGATCCCGGTCGGCGACCTCCGTCGGCCGTTCTTTTTTCCGGTTCGGAATCATGGTGATGCTCAACCCGCCGAGCACGATCGCGCCGCCCACCAGTTGCGCCATCGTCGGCAGGGTGCCGAGCGCGATGCCGGTGAGCATGGCGAACACGGGGACGAGATTCATGAAGATGGCCGTGCGTCCCGATCCCAGACGCTGGATGCCGATGTTCCAGAACAGATAGAAGCCGACGGTGCCGCCGATGACCATGATGGCCAGCGCCAGGGCCGCTTCGGCGCTGGGCATGTGGATCGGACCGGCGTGTATGAAGGCACCGCTGGTCAGGATCAGGGCGCCGGCGCCCATGACGAGGGTGGTATTGACGAGGGCGTTGCTTTCCTTGGGCATGAGCCGCCGGCTCAGCACGTTGTACAGCGCCCAGGCGATGTCCGCGCCCAGCATCAGCCAGTCGCCGTCGACTACCTTGAGACTCAGCAGGTGCCGGAGATCGCCTTCGGTAATCACGATGGTGACGCCGAACAGGGCGATGGGCAGGGCGATGAGCTGCCGGACGGTGGCCTGTTCGCGCAGGATCAGGGCTGCCAGAAGCGTCGTCAGCAGGGGATTGGTGGCCATGATCAGGGCCGCATTGTCGGCGCTGGTCGTGTTCATGGCATCGAAGAACAGCAGGTTGAACCCGGTGATGCCCACCCCGCCGAGAATGAGATAGGCCAGCCAGTGCCGGCGAATCAGCGACAGGATGGGCGCGCGTTGCCAGAGAATGATGGGCAGCAGGAACAGTGCCCCCAGCAGGAAGCGCAGCGCCGCCGCCCAGCCGGTCGAAATTTCCGGCAGGATCATGCCGGCCAGCACGAAATTGGCCCCGCCGAAAAAGGTGGCGGCAATCACCATGGCGTAAACGGGCAAGAGGTTCATCAGGGGACTCCCTATGAGTCGGATCGTTGGTGGGTAATGCAAGGGACGAAAAACGCCAGCGACAGGGTGCTGGCGTCCGGAATCGGGCGAGCGATCCTGTCGTCGCCCGTCTAAGCCTAGCTTAGATCAGAAATCCCGCTCGACCTTGAAGGTGTTGAAGATGATGTCGGCCGAGACGTTGCGGGCAGCGTGGGCCACGGCGTCGAAGATGTCGCGATCCGTCCAGCCGAGCGCCTTCAGGGCGGCGATATCGTCGGCGTTCACCGCGAGCGGGGTTTTCACGGACTTGAGCGTGAACAGCAGCATCGCCTTGTCCTTGGGATCCAGGATCGCCTGATTGGGATCCTGTCGCGTCGCCGCGACCTGCTCCGGGGTCTGTTCGCAGCGATTGATGAGCAGGGCGGCATTGAAGTCCACGCAGTAGTCGCAGTGATGCGCCTGCGAGACCAGCATCCGCGTGGTCGCCAGCAGCGGCAGGCTGAGGGTGGGGTGGTTGAAGAAGTACCCGAGGACCTCCAGATTCATGCGGAGCTGCTCCGGGCTCGCGCTCATCAGTTGCATGATGTTGGGCACCCAGCCCAGTCTTTCCTTGAGTTGGTCGTAGCTTTCGGCCAGTGCACCGGTCGCCTGTTCGGGGGGGACGGTTGAGATCAAAGACATGACGGCTCTCCTGTGTTCAACTGCGTATCGGTCATAAAACTGTCATACCGACCATTCGGTATGACGCGTGCCCAAAAAAAATCGCGACTCCTTGGGCGCGATTCCCCGGGTTGGTTGGTGCCGTCTCAGCCGCTATGCGGCCCAAGATTCAGCACGTAATTGCGTAACTGCGAAAGGCATTGCTGGAACACGGCCACCGATTGGCGGTTCTTGGCCATGCCCCAGCAACCCTCCCAGGCGGAAACGATGAACAGCGCCGCGCTGCCGCAATCGACGTCCGGACGGATCTGGCCCTGGGCCTGACCCGTGACCAGGGCCTGTTCGATGACGGATTGCCAGGTCTGGAGAATCTCGTTGAGGCGCGCCTTGAAGTCATCGTCCAGGGGGCTCATTTCCTGCGTCAGGTTATTCAGCGGGCAACCCAGCCGGATCGATTCGTCGGTCATGGTCTCCCGGCGGAACTGCAGGTAGTCGAGCAGGGCCTCCACCGGCCTTTCGGCGTGGCGAAGGGGATCCAGTATCCGTTCTGCAAGGCTGGGAAGGATGACCTCGTCCACGACGGCCAGCCCCAACTGCTGCTTGGAGGGGAAGTGATGGTACAGCGCGCCCTTGGTCAGTCCGGTGTCGGAGAGAATCTTGGCGATACTGGCCGCCTGGAAACCGCAGCGATGAATCTCGCTGGCGGCCGACTGCAGGATCTTTTCCCGGTTGATGTCGGGCGTCTGATCCCGGGGCTCGTCCGGGGCGGGCGTGCTGCGCGTCTCGTGTGCTGTCTGGTTCATGGATCGTTTAGATACCGACCGGTATGTATGTTGGAATGATCTTAGTCTCCGTCCGGTATTTTGGCAAGTCGCACCGCGAACATTCGTGGCTTGACCCCATGCGGGCCCGGCGGTAATTTTTTTCGCACGCGACGCCAGCAACAAGGCAGGGAGCAACAGATGATTGTCGATCCGAAAACCGAAACATTGAGTGGCGTGCGCTATGTCCATAGCCCGCATTGCGACGATCGCCCGCCCGACATGGCGATGACCCTGGTGGTCATTCATGGTATCTCGTTGCCCCCCGAGCAATTCGGCGGACCGGCCATCGAGCAGCTGTTTCTCGGACAACTCGATCCGGCCGGTCATCCCTATTTTGCGGAAATCGCCGGGCTCAGGGTGTCGGCACACCTGCTGATCCGCCGCGACGGCAGCATGGTCCAGTTCGTGCCCTTTACCCGGCGGGCCTGGCATGCGGGCGAATCTCGGCTGGGCGATCGCACCCGCTGCAACGATTTTTCCATCGGCATCGAGCTGGAGGGCACCGATACGCATCCTTATACTTCGGTTCAGTACGATCAGCTGACGCAGGTGTTGGCTGCCCTGAAGCAACGCTATCCGAGCCTGCGGGACGTCCGCGGACACAGCGCGATCGCCCCGGGGCGCAAGACCGACCCTGGGCCGGCGTTCGACTGGGGACGACTGGCCAATTATCTGCCGTCCGGTCTGAGTCTGGCTTAAGATAGTTTCTGGCTTGTGGTTCTTGGCTTCTGGTCCTTGGCTTCGGTCAGGGCGGGTTCGTTTATCCCGAAGTCATGATTCCTCGGCATACTGTCCGCTGAACGTGCATGAATAAGAAGAATATCCGGTTGCCCTGTCGGGCGGATCAATACCATCAAAGGGACAAGAAACCATGAAACTCATCGTATTGCTGCTGGTGCTGGCCCTCGAACGCTT
The Halothiobacillus diazotrophicus DNA segment above includes these coding regions:
- a CDS encoding ABC transporter substrate-binding protein, producing the protein MSAFKNPFDSAIRLKGGCSCGQHKSQAEHDAERVAQAVPQDEEAGLNRVIESTLVRAIFPHDETRRAFLKAVGAGTAMAALSSIFPLASAQALAAEGAGALEKTKLNIGFLPITCATPLVAADPLGFYGKQGLSVTLQKTAGWAVVRDKTLSGAFDAAHMLAPMPLSISLGVGADPSPMMMPAIENINGNAITLHVKHKDKRDPKQWKGMTFAIPFDYSMHNFLLRYYLAENGLDPDKDVKLRVMAPPDMVANLRAESIDGFIVAEPFNQLAVYHGVGFIHMLTSEIWNNHPCCSLSVSQKFVTENPNTFAALFRAILTSTMHCSDMKNRPAVAEAIGGPKYLNQPKVILDQVLLGKYADGLGHVKDDPNRINFDPFPWDSMAVWMLTQMKRWGYIKKDIDYKAVAEQVFLATDARKKMAELGFTAPETNYKKDVIMGKTFDPSKPTEYLESFAIRRT
- the ntrB gene encoding nitrate ABC transporter permease codes for the protein MPLSLNLRAVIVSLIFLAAFIGIWHLATLPEQSQTTYADPAYAALMGGASPAKSGIPSPGMVWHTAMTNLSNPFYDNGPNDKGVGLQLAYSLGRVLVGFLLAIVIGVPLGFVIGMSPLMRKAMHPYIQILKPISPLAWMPLALYTIKDASFSSIFVIFISSIWPILLNTAHGVASVRKDWLNVARTLEVNPVRTAFKVILPAAAPTILTGMRISMGIAWLVIVAAEMLVGGTGIGYFVWNEWNNLDLSNVIFAIFVIGAVGMILDMILGAIAKLVTYQE
- a CDS encoding ABC transporter ATP-binding protein, with product MSQPFLKVEGLKKVFPGVGGGADVTVFENIHFGFEKGEFVCIIGHSGCGKSTILNVLAGLDSATAGNVFMNGREVSGPSLDRGVVFQSHALMPWLTVIENVAFAVSSRWPDWSRGKVQTQCEKYLDLVGLGHALHKKPHQLSGGMKQRVGIARAFSIEPKMLLMDEPFGALDALTRGVIQDELVRICSATQQTVFMITHDVDEAILLADKIVLMSNGPEAKIAEIVENPLARPRLRSIIHHEPDFYPLRNHLVDFLVTRSKRIAEGHLPEGYDPMHPPLVRPTAPAESPMAEVG
- a CDS encoding DMT family transporter, which encodes MNLLPVYAMVIAATFFGGANFVLAGMILPEISTGWAAALRFLLGALFLLPIILWQRAPILSLIRRHWLAYLILGGVGITGFNLLFFDAMNTTSADNAALIMATNPLLTTLLAALILREQATVRQLIALPIALFGVTIVITEGDLRHLLSLKVVDGDWLMLGADIAWALYNVLSRRLMPKESNALVNTTLVMGAGALILTSGAFIHAGPIHMPSAEAALALAIMVIGGTVGFYLFWNIGIQRLGSGRTAIFMNLVPVFAMLTGIALGTLPTMAQLVGGAIVLGGLSITMIPNRKKERPTEVADRDRFPTELEPGD
- a CDS encoding carboxymuconolactone decarboxylase family protein, yielding MSLISTVPPEQATGALAESYDQLKERLGWVPNIMQLMSASPEQLRMNLEVLGYFFNHPTLSLPLLATTRMLVSQAHHCDYCVDFNAALLINRCEQTPEQVAATRQDPNQAILDPKDKAMLLFTLKSVKTPLAVNADDIAALKALGWTDRDIFDAVAHAARNVSADIIFNTFKVERDF
- a CDS encoding TetR/AcrR family transcriptional regulator, translating into MNQTAHETRSTPAPDEPRDQTPDINREKILQSAASEIHRCGFQAASIAKILSDTGLTKGALYHHFPSKQQLGLAVVDEVILPSLAERILDPLRHAERPVEALLDYLQFRRETMTDESIRLGCPLNNLTQEMSPLDDDFKARLNEILQTWQSVIEQALVTGQAQGQIRPDVDCGSAALFIVSAWEGCWGMAKNRQSVAVFQQCLSQLRNYVLNLGPHSG
- the ampD gene encoding 1,6-anhydro-N-acetylmuramyl-L-alanine amidase AmpD — translated: MIVDPKTETLSGVRYVHSPHCDDRPPDMAMTLVVIHGISLPPEQFGGPAIEQLFLGQLDPAGHPYFAEIAGLRVSAHLLIRRDGSMVQFVPFTRRAWHAGESRLGDRTRCNDFSIGIELEGTDTHPYTSVQYDQLTQVLAALKQRYPSLRDVRGHSAIAPGRKTDPGPAFDWGRLANYLPSGLSLA